In a genomic window of Apteryx mantelli isolate bAptMan1 chromosome 2, bAptMan1.hap1, whole genome shotgun sequence:
- the PARP10 gene encoding protein mono-ADP-ribosyltransferase PARP10 has translation MSEAPEARGEPEARGELEVRGAPPELPDELLLLYFESRRRSGGGPVRSCRRRGDCLLLAFESPQDAQRVLCRGRHQLQGVELLVRPAAPWDPAKVLFVGLDPRTPRALLELFAENVLRREGGTFHLRLSPAQDQALAQLLEPLGEAEFAEVEQRVQRRRLEGAAVAVERVPWTDGIVVRSGAPGSLSRDLLELYFENRRSGGGSVRDVRVLPGCSLAVVSFQDPAAAERVLQKPHRLRDVALEVSPYYEFLEPLQEAEPAAPGTQEIRVGVADAAKRQLLELSPVLGELQAAFPGLSLRVEGGQARISGGDVSRLRESQKWLEEKLDGAVQEPLPFPAQTLRLLRREDVRERLGQLLAGRGVPACYAVAASEVVVTALSPEAVQDTICLLHSALTPFCLELSERELPALSSPRWAQLRELLRCCDVQLVPGTGRLQGLTLRGLEEENGEKLRAFLRDAAQDEVLVSAEPGALRYLQQHYRDLLAGIAEVSLLPLEGSDVTGFRLSGEASACRAAADFLQSLLGTVGSQTVTLRYPGVARFLLDERGRSIVGELERRFQCIIDLGKVEWSPPDAQLELAELFPESGPWDSPPAVPDSEHRELPDGTDGDGRPPNIEEIKELLAALRTEDAGRAAGDGELPPPALDEAALDWSRVVSNSEEDLYRAPESSLAVLGEPRGPADGDDAADLHAAGMGGGEEEEEEEAAMLLAIQQSMDSTRREEEELQRATLLSLRSYEREQRAAPGPAEDPGLRAALEASLEEALPAADTARVTLYAAFERDVSALPRQLEQALQARLHTEEVQSPRLRALPAACRRYLAHLQRAHAVHLRLRGGTATLHGFADYTAGAARDLCLLLARLPPAEPPPPGSARWVRWDATGTAVPYAAPAATLLEQAWHRRQRRLDVLFDGQPFAIDLERMEEYDVGAACTLAISRSELPTDSARRGLLGAEEVDLDEEVKLMPLAEDSEEFCEAVRHFYATLEDFHSKIRVVKVEKLIHPLLYKQYQLKKACMEKTCSTRNVEQVLFHGTTEQSSREICLHGFNRSFCGKNATLYGLGVYFAVNAVLSVQDKYSPCSADGSKYIFMAKTLTGDYAAGRKDMRAPPLKEASEAPLRYDSVVDNPRKPGIFVIFNDTQAYPQYLITCQRVKPPA, from the exons ATGTCGGAGGCCCCGGAggcgcggggggagccggaggcgcggggggagctggaggtgCGGGGCGCCCCCCCGGAGCTGCCCgacgagctgctgctgctctacttcgagagccgccgccgctcgggggggggcccggtgcggagctgccgccgccgcggcgacTGCCTGCTCCTGGCCTTCGAGAGCCCCCAGG ACGCCCAGCGCGTCCTCTGCAGGGGCCGGCACCAGCTGCAGGGCGTCGAGCTGCTggtccgccccgccgccccgtggGACCCCGCCAAAGTCCTCTTCGTGGGCCTGGACCCGCGCACCCCCCGCGCGCTCCTGGAGCTCTTCGCGGAGAACGTCCTGCGCCGCGAGGGCGGCACTTTCCACCTCCGCCTCAGCCCGGCGCAGGACCAGGCCCTGGCGCAGCTGCTGGAGCCGCTCGGCGAAGCAG AGTTTGCAGAGGTGGAGCAGCGCGTGCAGCGCCGGAGGCTGGAGGGGGCCGCCGTGGCCGTGGAGCGCGTGCCGTGGACGGACGGCATCGTGGTGCGGAGCGGGGCCCCCGGGTCGCTGAGCCGCGACCTGCTGGAGCTCTACTTCGAGAACCGGAGGAGCGGAGGGGGCAGCGTGCGCGACGTGCGGGTGCTGCCGGGGTGCAGCCTGGCCGTGGTGTCCTTCCAGGATCCGGCAG CCGCGGAGCGGGTGCTGCAGAAGCCCCACCGGCTCCGGGACGTCGCGCTGGAGGTCTCGCCCTACTACGAGTTCCTGGAGCccctgcaggaggcagagccggccgcccccggcacccaGGAGATCCGCGTGGGCGTCGCGGATGCGGCGAAACggcagctgctggagctgagcCCGGTgcttggggagctgcaggctgcctTCCCCGGGCTGTCCCTGCGGGTGGAGGGCGGCCAGGCCCGGATCTCCGGCGGGGATGTCTCCCGCCTCCGGGAGTCGCAGAAGTGGCTGGAGGAGAAGCTGGACGGGGCGGTTCAGGAGCCCCTGCCCTTCCCGGCGCAGACCCTTCGCTTGCTGCGACGCGAGGACGTCCGCGAGCGGCTCGGGCAGCTCCTGGCCGGCCGGGGCGTGCCGGCTTGCTACGCCGTGGCCGCGAGCGAGGTGGTGGTCACGGCGCTGAGCCCCGAGGCCGTCCAGgacaccatctgcctgctgcACTCGGCCCTCACCCCCTTCTGCCTGGAGCTGTCGGAGCGGGAGCTGCCGGCGCTCAGCTCGCCGCGCTGGGCGCAGCTCCGGGAGCTGCTGCGCTGCTGCGACGTGCAGCTCGTCCCGGGCACGGGCCGCCTGCAGGGCCTCACCCTGCGcggcctggaggaggagaacgGGGAGAAGCTGCGGGCTTTCCTGCGGGACGCCGCGCAGGACGAGGTGCTGGTGTccgcggagccgggcgcgctGCGCTACCTGCAGCAGCACTACCGCGACCTGCTGGCCGGCATCGCCGAGGTCTCCCTGCTGCCGCTGGAAGGCTCGGACGTCACCGGCTTCCGG CTGAGTGGGGAGGCGAGCGCCTGCCGGGCAGCCGCCGACTTCCTGCAGAGCCTGCTGGGCACCGTCGGCTCGCAGACGGTGACGCTGCGGTACCCCGGCGTCGCCCGCTTCCTCCTGGACGAGCGCGGGCGGAGCATCGTCGGCGAGCTGGAGAGACGCTTCCAGTGCATCATCGACCTGGGCAAGGTGGAGTGGAGCCCGCCGGACGCCCAG CTTGAGCTGGCCGAGCTGTTCCCCGAGAGCGGCCCCTGGGACTCCCCGCCCGCCGTGCCGGACTCTGAGCACCGGGAGCTGCCCGATGGCACGGACGGAGACGGCCGTCCCCCTAACATAG AGGAGATcaaggagctgctggcagccCTGCGCACGGAGGACGCCGGCAGAGCTGCGGGTGACGGGGAGCTGCCGCCGCCTGCCCTCGATGAGGCCGCTCTGGACTGGAGCAGGGTCGTCTCCAACAGCGAGGAGGATCTGTACCGTGCACCGGAGTCCAGCTTGGCAGTgctgggggagccgcggggcccaGCCGATGGGGATGACGCTGCAGACCTGCATGCCGCCGGGATGGggggcggcgaggaggaggaggaggaggaggcagcgatGCTGCTGGCCATCCAGCAGTCCATGGACAGCACGCGgcgcgaggaggaggagctgcagcgcgccaccctgctctccctgcgCTCCTACGAGCGGGAGCAgcgggctgcccccggccccgccgaggaCCCCGGCCTCCGCGCCGCCCTGGAAGCCTCCCTGGAGGAGGCTCTGCCGGCGGCGGACACCGCCCGGGTGACGCTGTACGCGGCCTTCGAGCGGGACGTGAGCGCGCTGCCCCGGCAGCTGGAGCAGGCGCTGCAGGCGCGGCTGCACACggaggaggtgcagagcccccggctgcgggcgctgccggccgccTGCCGCCGCTACCTGGCCCACCTGCAGCGCGCCCACGCCGTGCACCTCCGCCTGCGCGGCGGCACGGCCACGCTGCACGGCTTCGCCGACTacaccgccggcgccgcccgcgacctctgcctgctcctggcccggctgccgccggcggagccgcccccgccgggctcgGCACGCTGGGTGCGCTGGGACGCCACCGGCACCGCCGTGCCCTACGCCGCCCCGGCCGCCACGCTGCTGGAGCAGGCCTGGCACCGCCGGCAGAGGCGGCTGGACGTGCTCTTCGACGGCCAGCCCTTCGCCATCGACCTGGAGCGCATGGAGGAGTACGACGTCGGTGCTGCCTGCACCCTGGCCATCTCCCGCAGCGAGCTGCCGACGGacagcgcccggcgcggccttCTCG GGGCGGAGGAGGTGGACCTGGATGAGGAGGTGAAGCTGATGCCGCTGGCGGAGGACTCGGAGGAGTTCTGCGAGGCCGTGCGCCACTTCTACGCCACCCTGGAGGACTTCCACAGCAAGATCCGCGTGGTGAAG GTGGAGAAGCTGATCCACCCGCTGCTGTACAAGCAGTACCAGCTGAAGAAGGCCTGCATGGAGAAGACGTGCAGCACCCGCAACGTGGAGCAGGTCCTCTTCCACGGCACCACGGAGCAGTCCAGCCGCGAGATCTGCCTGCACGGCTTCAACCGCAGCTTCTGCGGCAAGAACG CCACTCTCTACGGGCTCGGCGTGTACTTCGCGGTGAACGCCGTGCTGTCGGTGCAGGACAAGTACTCGCCCTGCAGCGCCGACGGCAGCAAGTACATCTTCATGGCCAAGACCCTGACCGGCGACTACGCGGCCGGCAGGAAGGACATGCGGGCGCCGCCGCTCAAGGAGGCGTCCGAGGCGCCGCTGCGGTACGACAGCGTCGTGGACAACCCCAGGAAGCCGGGCATCTTCGTCATCTTCAACGACACCCAGGCCTACCCGCAGTACCTCATCACCTGCCAGCGCGTCAAGCCGCCGGCCTGA